The DNA region aaaaaaaaaaaatggaaaatattgcGCTTTCCTTTTAATGATGTTTATGTGAATTTGAATAACTCAGACCAGTAAATTTCAGATTGGATATGAAGAAATCGCTGATATAAAAAGCTTCCACTTAATAAATTCTATGCAAATTTAAATAAGTCAGACcaataaatttcaaatactaAATGATTAAAATAGAAACATGTAAAAGATTGAGTTTTCAGAATACTACTTTTCTACCCTTTTGTATAATTTCACCTAATTTATACCCTAACAAAAATGAGTATATGAGGTATACTAACAATTCCTAGACCGATATCTGATTAAATTGTATGCTTTACACAGCTCTAGACAATGCAAAAAATCATTACTAACTTGTTTTATGATAAAAATCAATGCAAGAATCCTCTTCCGTATAAATTTCCTCATAAGATGACCCTAGCGTGTCCACCACATCTTCCGTACTCCAACCCGCACGTAATAACCTCTTCGACAACAACCTCACGTGCGTTTCCAACCCTTTCTTGTCTACAACACACGCGCCGCCATCATTGCCCGAATCACACGCGCCGCCGTCCTCCTCCACCATCATCATCTCTCTAACATCCTCTTCTTTCCACCCTGCTTCCCTCAACCTCAAAAACACCTCCTCTAAATACCCTTCTAGATACTCACTCCACCACCTCCGGTGATACGCGCCGCCACGGGCAGTCTCTCCCAGCCCCATCTTATCCACGCGCCTCCCCATATCGTCCACGCGCCGCCTCATCTCCGTCATTTCCGTCCAGAACTCAATTTTCCTCGCCTTGGTCGCAGCCCATGCCGGTGCGTTCATCAAATTAAACAAACTTGGTCTTCTTAaaatcatttcatttctctGAAATTCCACTTGATGGAAAAAACCTGATATGTCAAAACTCCATAATTTAACATCCCCATCATGCACGTAAAAAACAGGATTTCCAGCCAAACACGGCGTACAAGGAATATAAAAATGCTGATAAAT from Lycium ferocissimum isolate CSIRO_LF1 chromosome 2, AGI_CSIRO_Lferr_CH_V1, whole genome shotgun sequence includes:
- the LOC132036562 gene encoding uncharacterized protein LOC132036562, with the translated sequence MAATVAETFSPITTICNPKPTRVCFSYAAYAKNVIQHLKSSKIIVEKGLSDIEFSTIESNFNFTFPPDLHSILQEGLPIGPGFPNWRSSSLQQLEIIKNLPILSLCKEVKKRNFWVLELWGTRPIDNDQAVDIAKGFLKKAPVLVPIYQHFYIPCTPCLAGNPVFYVHDGDVKLWSFDISGFFHQVEFQRNEMILRRPSLFNLMNAPAWAATKARKIEFWTEMTEMRRRVDDMGRRVDKMGLGETARGGAYHRRWWSEYLEGYLEEVFLRLREAGWKEEDVREMMMVEEDGGACDSGNDGGACVVDKKGLETHVRLLSKRLLRAGWSTEDVVDTLGSSYEEIYTEEDSCIDFYHKTS